In Frederiksenia canicola, the sequence TTGTCGAAACCAAAGAAAATGCTGAAAAAATTGGTGCTGTGATGTATGCACAGCATATTTATAAAAAGTCGGTTGGAAAAGCGTAGCCTTTCCCAACCGTTTTTAGACAGAAAACGGATACTGAATACTTGGGTGATATTCGTAGCCTTCAACGTTGAAATCGTCAAGGGTAACCCATGTTTCAAGATCTTCTAAACTTTGGATATCTGGGTTGATGATCAGTTTTGGTGCCGCAAGCGGTTTACGTTTTAGTTGCACATCTCGCATCAGTTCCAGCTGATCTTCATAAATATGAGCATTGACGATTTTATGGAACGCTTGTCCAGCTTTATGCCCAGTGATTTGAGCCATCAACGCTAAAAAAGTGTAGCACTGGATCATATTCCAGTTCAATCCAAGTGGTACATCGGCGGAACGTTGGGTGCTGTTGAGATAGAGCGTGCCATCGAGCAAGGAAAAATGGTGGCTATGTAAGCACGGACGCAAGCAGCCCATATGGAATACGCCAGGGTGGTAGAAAGTATAAATTTCGCCACGATTGTCGATACCGTTTTTCAAATCATCAACGATTTGGCGGAGTAAATCAATATTGCCTGAGCCATCGCCTTTCGGGAAATTTCGACCTACTGCACCATACACCCAGCCCATATCGTCTTCGCCTTTGCGATGTGGATTAGCAAGCCACGCAGCATTTTCGTTCGCATTCGCATCCCATGATTTTGTGCCTAATGCACGGAAATCAGCAGCATTATCGTAGCCTCGAATGTATCCAAGTAATTCGGCAATTGCCGCTTTCCAAAAGCTCCGACGAGTTGTCACTAACGGAAATTCTCCCTTGGCGACATTGTAGGTTAAATCGACGTTGATTACGGTGAGACAACGTTTGCCAGTGCGTTCGTTGTCTACCCATTTGCCTTCATCAACAATGCGTTGGCATAAATCTAAATACTGTTTCATATAGTCTTTCCATTCGTAATTGGGTAGAATGATTCTACCTTTCGTTGATTTAAGGAGTATATATGAAATCAGTATTAAAGTCTTTGACCCTTATTACGGTATTCGCAGTCTTAACGGCTTGTGGTTCTGGAAAAACGAGTGGTTGGAAACGTCTTGCAGCGAACGAAGTTGATCAAAAATCGTATGCGATCGCTTACAGTGCAACTGCTCAGACCTATTTAGATCGTGTCAATGAAAGTTATGACATTGACTCCTTTATGCATGGTGTTGACGATTGGTACACGAAAAAAGTCGCCTTACCAATTGAACAAATTCGAGCAAGTTTACTGAACCGAATGCTCGATCATGATGTGTACGCTTATTATAGTGGGGTGCTGTACGCTGCCGAGCTACAACAAAATGCGATTCGTTTAAGTCCAAAATGTTGGGACATTGTTCAGCCACCAAGCCTTTCACAGGGCATTCACGATGCGATGTTAGACTTGCAAAAGAACACGGTACGTGATGATGCTTATATCAAAAAAGGCGCAGAAGACGTCTTGCATTTATGTGTAGAGCAAGTCGAAGCGGATCAAAAAGCGGAAAAAGCCAAAAAGAAAAAGTAATTGAATGAATAACAAGCGGTAAGATTGTACGAATTTTTTGCAATACTTCACCGCTTGTTCTTTTATATTTAGAACGCTTCCACTAAAATATTGCAAATTCTCAACAGGCGGACACAATAATAATGAAACTCAACATCCCAACCTATTTAACCATCTTTCGCGTTGTTTTAATTCCGTTATTTATCCTTGCATTTTATTTGCCGATTCCATATTCCCCTGAAATTACCACACTGATTTTCTTTATCGCCAGTATGACAGATCTATTAGATGGCTATTTAGCTCGCCGTTGGAATCAAATCACTCGTTTCGGGGCATTTTTAGATCCCGTTGCAGACAAAGTCCTGGTGGCGATTGCCTTGGTTTCCGTTGTGGAACATTACCACGTTTGGTGGATCAGTATTCCCGCCGGCATTATGATTGCCCGTGAAATTATTATTTCAGCGTTGCGTGAATGGATGGCGGAAATTGGTGAGCGAGCGAATGTGGCAGTATCGATTTGGGGGAAAGTGAAAACCACGGCACAGATGCTTGCCCTTGGTGGCCTATTGTGGCGGCAAAGTCCAACAATGGAAATTTTAGCCTTTATTTTGCTTTACATCGCCGTGGGGCTGACTATTTGGTCGATGCTGCAATATCTCAAAGCCTCTAAACAGAGCTTTATGAAATCTTAATTGCAAAAAATGTCAATAAACTGACCGCTTGCAAGCGGTCAGTTTCTGCCAAAATTTTACCAATCCGATGCCTAAATTCGATTCTAAACAATTCCTTGCACAAGTTTCTCACCAATCGGGCGTTTATCGAATGTATGACGATAAAGGTACGATTATCTATGTCGGCAAAGCCAAAGATTTGAAAAAACGGCTGTCGAGCTATTTTCGAGCCAATTTATCTAGCCGCAAAACCGAGGCATTGGTGTCGCAAATTGCTCACATCGAAACTACCATCACCCATTCCGAAACCGAAGCCTTGTTGTTGGAACATAACTACATCAAGGAAAACCAGCCTCGTTATAACGTGTTGTTGCGGGACGATAAATCTTACCCCTATATTTTACTGACCAAGCACCAACATCCCCGCCTTGCGAGTTTTCGTGGTAGCAAAAAAATGGCAGGCGAATATTTTGGGCCTTACCCAAACGCGGGGGCGGTAAGGGAAACCTTGAATTTACTGCAAAAGCTGTTCCCAATTCGCCAGTGTGAAGATTCTTACTACAAAAATCGTTCTCGTCCTTGCTTGCAATATCAAATTGGGCGTTGTCTTGCACCTTGTGTAGAAGGATTGTATTCGCAACAAGAGTACGATCAACAAGTGCAATATGTGCGGCTCTTTTTGCAAGGAAAAGATCAGCAGGTGATTGAGCATTTAATAGCCAAAATGGAAAACGCAGCGGAAAAGCTCGATTTTGAAGCAGCCGCTCGCTTTCGTGATCAAATTCAACAGGTACGAGCTGTGACGGAAAAGCAGTTTGTGTCGAACGAACGTTTGGACGATCTCGACATTATCTCTATCGCCTATCAGCATGGCATTGCCTGTGTGCATATTCTGTTTGTACGGCAAGGCAAAATTTTGGGCAACCGTAGCTATTTCCCGAAAGTACCGAACCATACGGAGCTGGCGGAGCTCAGCGATACGTTTATTGGGCAATTTTACTTGCAGATGAACCAACATCGCACCATTCCCCACCAAATTGTGATCGACCACCCTGTTAGCGAATCGGCGGCGTTGGAAGCGGTGCTCAGTGAACAAGCAGGGCATAAAGTCATGATTCAAGACAAAGTTCGGGGCGAAAAAGGGCGTTATCTTGCCTTAGCGAAAACCAATGCTCAGGCGGCGTTAGCATTACAATTACAGCAAGATTCCCGCATTCACGCTCGCTATCAAGCTTTGCAAGAGTTGCTGGGGTTGGCGGAGATAAAACGAATGGAATGTTTCGACATCAGCCATACGATGGGCGAGCAAACGGTCGCTTCTTGTGTGGTGTTTGATGAAAACGGACCATTGAAATCGGACTATCGCCGCTTCAACATAGAAGGCATTACGGGCGGCGATGATTATGCGGCAATGGAACAAGCCTTGTTGAAACGCTATGATAAACCACTTCCCTCTGAAAAAATTCCCGACATTATTTTCATTGATGGCGGAAAAGGACAGCTCAACCGAGCGTTAGAGACTTTCGCTAATTTAAAAGTGGAGTGGGACAAATCCAAACCACTGTTGATCGGTGTGGCAAAAGGAACGGAACGCAAAGCGGGCTTGGAAACATTGCTCATCAGCAGAGCGGATAACGACATTCATCTTCCGCCCGACAGCTTGGCATTGCACTTAATCCAACATATCCGAGATGAATCTCACAATCACGCCATCCGTGGGCATCGTAAGAAACGCCAAAAAGCCTTCACTGAAAGTGGGTTAGAATCAATCGCAGGCGTCGGAGCCAAACGCCGCCAAGCGTTACTCAAATACCTGGGTGGTATGCAAGGCCTCAAATCAGCTACTCTCGAAGAAATCCAATCCGTCCCGGGTATTTCCAAAGCTTTAGCCGAAGTGATTTTTGATACATTACAGAGTGGGTGAATGACAAATTTGTCTTTTAAAGCATAAAATACAATTGAAGAGTAAAGCAAAAAGGATGACTTTTGTGAACTAACTCACATAAATGGTATTTATATTTGACATTTTTAGTGTGAGGTGCGATAAAATACGCCATTTTGTAATAAATACTTTTGGAGCATTTATGAATTTCAATCAACTTGCGGAACAACTTAAACACGAATTTTTGAGTGGCTGGAAGCCGTTTGAAGTCGCTTGGCTTTTTCTGTTTATCACAGCCCAAGTGGTGACTTACATCTATTATCCCGATTCTGCATTAGCAATGATAGCGGGTATTTCGGGGGTGATTTGTAACGTTTTCGTCAGTAAAGGAAAAATCAGTAACTATTTCTTCGGCTTGATTTTTGCCTATAGCTACTTTTATGTGGCATGGGGGGCAAACTATTTAGGCGAGATGAATACCACCCTTTACGTTTACATTCCTGCTCAATTTATCGGCTATTTCTTGTGGAAACAGAATATGCAACATGCAGAAGGTTCTGATGCGGTGATTGCTAAAGCGTTGAGCGTTAAAGGTTGGGCAATTGTGCTGGCGTTAATGAGTGTGGGAACTTTGTTGTTCGTGCAAGCGTTAAATGCGGCGGGTGGTAGCTCAACGGGGTTGGACGGTTTAACCACGATCATCGTGGTCACTGCACAAGCCTTAATGCTATTACGTTATCGTGAGCAGTGGTTGCTATGGATTGTGCTGAACATTCTTTCTATCATTCTTTGGGCAGACAACCCGTCAATGTATATTATGTATACCGCCTATTTGCTCAACTCCATTTATGGCTACTATAACTGGACGAAATTGCAGAAAGCCGCAGCTTAATTTTACTTTGGATTACAAGCGGTTAGATTCATTGGAAAAGTTGCAAAAAATTACGTGGATCTGACCGCTTGTTCGGTTGAGAGTTTGTGCTGGATCTTCTCAACTCTTCCTTTTTCCGTTATTCTTACTGCAATTTTTTTCAGTGACCAATCAGCCTTGCAACTACCTTTACCCATTCATCAAATTGATGATGAAACCTTTGAGAATTTCTACACCGAAAACAGCCAACTGCTGTTAAATTCGCTTACCCAAAATTTTTCCGATGTCCGCCAGCCATTTTTTTACATCTGGGGCGGGAAAAGTTGTGGCAAAAGCCACTTGCTCAAAGCGGTAAATAATCACTATTTGCTCAATGAGCGTTCTGCAAGCTACATTCCTTTAACCAAATCAAATTATTTCTCCCCCAATGTGTTGGATAATGCCGATCAGCTTGATGTGATTTGCTTGGATGATATACAAACTATTGTTGGGAACGAAGAGTGGGAATTGGCGATTTTTGATTTGTTTAACCAAATTCGTGAACAGCAAGGTTTGTTCAGCCAAGGCAAAAAGACATTATTGTTGGTCACTGCCGATCGTCCGCCAAACCAATTAGCGATCGACTTGGCTGACCTGCGATCTCGGCTAACTTGGGGTGAGGTGTATAAATTAGACGATCTGAATGACGATCAAAAACGCGATATTTTGCAGCAAAATGCTCATCGTAAAGGTTTGGAATTATCCGATGACGTGGTTAATTTCCTGCTCAAGCGAGTCGATCGGGATTTACATTTACTCTTGGCAAAATTGGAATTATTAGATCGGGCATCATTGCAAGCGCAACGTAAATTAACCATTCCGTTCGTGAAAGAGATTTTAGGACTGTAAAATGAATGAAAACAACCAGTTAGTGCTAGAGAATGTTGCGTGCGAGCGGGGCGAAACTCGGCTGTTTGAAGGCTGCACTTTGATCATTAAAAGCGGCCAATGGTGGCAGATTGAAGGGCATAATGGCATAGGCAAAACCAGTTTACTACGCATTTTGGCGGGGTTGGCAGTCGCTGCGGAAGGACAAGTGCTATGGAATGGCATACCGATCCAAAAACAGCGAGACGAGTATTATGCAGATCTATTTTATTTAGGGCATTATGCGGGGATCAAACCTGAGCTGACCGCATGGGAAAACTTGCGATTTTTCCAAAAAATCCATCATTTGCCATTAAACGATGAAGACCTGTGGAATGCCTTGGATAAGGTGTCGCTGATTGGGCGGGAAGATTTGCCTTGCTCGCATTTATCTGCAGGGCAGCAGCGGCGAGTGGCGTTAGCAAAATTGTGGTTAACCCAAGCAACGTTATGGATTTTAGACGAACCTTTCACGGCAATTGATAAAAAAGGCGTGGCAGAATTGATTGCTCATATTGAACAACATTGCGAGCAGGGTGGCATGGCGATTTTCACTAGCCACCAAACGGCAGAAAGCGATAAAGTACAACTATTTTCGCTCGATCCTTTTAAGGTAACTTAATGATTTTATTGACGATTATTCAACGAGAACTGACCATTGCGTTACGCAAGCCAGCAGAAATTTTAAATCCGCTGTGGTTTTTTCTGATTATTATCACGATGTTTCCCCTGCTAATGGGCCCAAACCCCGAATTGCTTGGTAAAATCGCCTCGGGAACCGCATGGGTGGCGGCGGTGTTGTCGGCTTTGCTTTCGTTTGAACGACTATTTCGGGACGATTATTTAGATGGCTCACTTGAGCAATTAGTGCTACTGCCAACGGGCTTAGCTCAAGTAGCACTCGCAAAAGTGATCGCTCACTGGCTGCTAACGGGCTTGCCACTGATTTTGCTTTCGCCGATTACGGCGGTATTGCTTTCCCTTGAAATCAACGTATGGTGGGCGTTAGTGCTAACGCTGTTACTTGGCACGCCGATTTTGAGTTGTTTAGGGGCAATTGGCGTGGCATTAACCGTTGGGCTACGTAAAGGTGGCACGCTATTGAGCCTATTGATTTTACCGCTCTTTTTGCCCGTGCTGATTTTTGCGGCTTCAGTATTAGAGGCGGCCACTTTAAACCTCGGCTACACAGGACAATTGGCGATTTTAGGTGCCATGCTTGTGCTATGCCTAACCTTCGCCCCTTATGCCATTGCAGGAGCATTAAGAGTAAGTTTGCAGTAATCGGAGTTGTGGCAGGGGCTGATCTATATGTCAGCCCGAACAAGCGGTCAGATCAGCAAAATTTTTTGCAAATTCAATTTTTTATAACTTATTCATTTGGAGCATTTTATGTGGAAATGGTTACATCCTTATGCAAAATCGGAAACCCAATACCGTTTGTTGGGGAAAATTCAACCATGGTTGGCGGTGCTGACCTTTTTAACATTGTCAGTCGCATTTGTATGGGGCCTAGCGTTTGCCCCAAAGGATTATCAACAGGGCGATAGCTACCGGATTATTTTTATCCACGTTCCTGCGGCAATTTGGTCGATGGGCGTGTATGGCTCAATGGCGGTGGCAGCATTGGTCGCATTGGTGTGGCAAATTCGTCAGGCCAGCCTTGCGATGATCTCAATGGCACCCATCGGGGCGGTGCTTGCCTTTCTTTCGCTGGTAACGGGAGCCATTTGGGGCAAGCCAATGTGGGGAACGTGGTGGGTGTGGGATGCCCGCTTAACTTCCGCTCTTGTACTTTTTTTCTTATATCTCGGTGTGATGGCACTCTATTCTGCGTTCCAAGATCGTAATGTTGGGGCAAAAGCCGCAGGCATTTTATCTATCGTGGGCGTAATCAACTTACCGATTATTCACTTTTCGGTTGAGTGGTGGAACACCTTGCACCAAGGGGCGACGATTACCAAATTCGACAAACCATCAATGGCGGTGGAAATGCTCATTCCGTTGTTGTTGTCGATCTTTGGCACGATGTTATTCATGATTTGGCTCAGCGTACTACGCTATCGTGCGGCATTATTACACGACGAACGTAAACGACCTTGGGTGCGTGAGTTGGCGAAACAAGCAAAGTAGGAGAGCAAAATGACCTTTCAATTTGAATCAATCAGCGATTTTTTCGCAATGGGCGGCTACGGTTTTTTCGTTTGGCTTTCTTACGGTATCACTTTTTTAGTCTGTGGCATTTTGATCTGGCAAAGTAAGCGAGAAATCCGCCAAACGTTGAACTTGGCTAGCAAAGAACTTGCCCGAGAGTCTCAGGTTAAAAAATCGCAATCTCAATAGTAGATAAGATCTAGATCAAACTTTACTGAAGTTTTTACGGAAAATTTGTGAGCTTTCTCACACTTCTATCGTTTTCCCGTTTTTGCTAAACGGGTTTTTGTTATATTGCAATGGATGACACAAAGGTTGGGAGGCACTATGGAAAACCAAACTGATAACAAAACGATGAGAAATGGCATTATTTTATTGCTAGATGCTATTTTATTCTTCGCCTTATTGGCATATCTACCTTATGAGCCTCAAGCAAATAAAGGCTTGGCGTTATTGGCTTTTGTTGCGGTGCTTTGGCTAACCGAAGCCCTACATGTGACAATTACCGCATTGCTTGTCCCGATTTTGGCGATTGGGTTAGGCTTAGTCACTTCTAAAGAGGCCTTAGCCACTTTTGCTGATCCAACCATTTTCCTCTTCTTCGGAGGCTTTGCATTAGCCGCAGCATTACATATTCAGCAGCTTGACCGAATGATCGCCAACAACATCATGACCCTTGCTCGTGGCAAACTTTCCCTTGCGGTACTTTATTTGTTTGGTGTTACTGCATTTCTTTCAATGTGGATTAGTAATACCGCAACGGCAGCGATGATGTTACCGC encodes:
- a CDS encoding thymidylate synthase produces the protein MKQYLDLCQRIVDEGKWVDNERTGKRCLTVINVDLTYNVAKGEFPLVTTRRSFWKAAIAELLGYIRGYDNAADFRALGTKSWDANANENAAWLANPHRKGEDDMGWVYGAVGRNFPKGDGSGNIDLLRQIVDDLKNGIDNRGEIYTFYHPGVFHMGCLRPCLHSHHFSLLDGTLYLNSTQRSADVPLGLNWNMIQCYTFLALMAQITGHKAGQAFHKIVNAHIYEDQLELMRDVQLKRKPLAAPKLIINPDIQSLEDLETWVTLDDFNVEGYEYHPSIQYPFSV
- the pgsA gene encoding CDP-diacylglycerol--glycerol-3-phosphate 3-phosphatidyltransferase, with translation MKLNIPTYLTIFRVVLIPLFILAFYLPIPYSPEITTLIFFIASMTDLLDGYLARRWNQITRFGAFLDPVADKVLVAIALVSVVEHYHVWWISIPAGIMIAREIIISALREWMAEIGERANVAVSIWGKVKTTAQMLALGGLLWRQSPTMEILAFILLYIAVGLTIWSMLQYLKASKQSFMKS
- the uvrC gene encoding excinuclease ABC subunit UvrC; the encoded protein is MPKFDSKQFLAQVSHQSGVYRMYDDKGTIIYVGKAKDLKKRLSSYFRANLSSRKTEALVSQIAHIETTITHSETEALLLEHNYIKENQPRYNVLLRDDKSYPYILLTKHQHPRLASFRGSKKMAGEYFGPYPNAGAVRETLNLLQKLFPIRQCEDSYYKNRSRPCLQYQIGRCLAPCVEGLYSQQEYDQQVQYVRLFLQGKDQQVIEHLIAKMENAAEKLDFEAAARFRDQIQQVRAVTEKQFVSNERLDDLDIISIAYQHGIACVHILFVRQGKILGNRSYFPKVPNHTELAELSDTFIGQFYLQMNQHRTIPHQIVIDHPVSESAALEAVLSEQAGHKVMIQDKVRGEKGRYLALAKTNAQAALALQLQQDSRIHARYQALQELLGLAEIKRMECFDISHTMGEQTVASCVVFDENGPLKSDYRRFNIEGITGGDDYAAMEQALLKRYDKPLPSEKIPDIIFIDGGKGQLNRALETFANLKVEWDKSKPLLIGVAKGTERKAGLETLLISRADNDIHLPPDSLALHLIQHIRDESHNHAIRGHRKKRQKAFTESGLESIAGVGAKRRQALLKYLGGMQGLKSATLEEIQSVPGISKALAEVIFDTLQSG
- the pnuC gene encoding nicotinamide riboside transporter PnuC; this translates as MNFNQLAEQLKHEFLSGWKPFEVAWLFLFITAQVVTYIYYPDSALAMIAGISGVICNVFVSKGKISNYFFGLIFAYSYFYVAWGANYLGEMNTTLYVYIPAQFIGYFLWKQNMQHAEGSDAVIAKALSVKGWAIVLALMSVGTLLFVQALNAAGGSSTGLDGLTTIIVVTAQALMLLRYREQWLLWIVLNILSIILWADNPSMYIMYTAYLLNSIYGYYNWTKLQKAAA
- the hda gene encoding DnaA regulatory inactivator Hda encodes the protein MQLPLPIHQIDDETFENFYTENSQLLLNSLTQNFSDVRQPFFYIWGGKSCGKSHLLKAVNNHYLLNERSASYIPLTKSNYFSPNVLDNADQLDVICLDDIQTIVGNEEWELAIFDLFNQIREQQGLFSQGKKTLLLVTADRPPNQLAIDLADLRSRLTWGEVYKLDDLNDDQKRDILQQNAHRKGLELSDDVVNFLLKRVDRDLHLLLAKLELLDRASLQAQRKLTIPFVKEILGL
- the ccmA gene encoding cytochrome c biogenesis heme-transporting ATPase CcmA; the protein is MNENNQLVLENVACERGETRLFEGCTLIIKSGQWWQIEGHNGIGKTSLLRILAGLAVAAEGQVLWNGIPIQKQRDEYYADLFYLGHYAGIKPELTAWENLRFFQKIHHLPLNDEDLWNALDKVSLIGREDLPCSHLSAGQQRRVALAKLWLTQATLWILDEPFTAIDKKGVAELIAHIEQHCEQGGMAIFTSHQTAESDKVQLFSLDPFKVT
- the ccmB gene encoding heme exporter protein CcmB, with the translated sequence MILLTIIQRELTIALRKPAEILNPLWFFLIIITMFPLLMGPNPELLGKIASGTAWVAAVLSALLSFERLFRDDYLDGSLEQLVLLPTGLAQVALAKVIAHWLLTGLPLILLSPITAVLLSLEINVWWALVLTLLLGTPILSCLGAIGVALTVGLRKGGTLLSLLILPLFLPVLIFAASVLEAATLNLGYTGQLAILGAMLVLCLTFAPYAIAGALRVSLQ
- a CDS encoding heme ABC transporter permease yields the protein MWKWLHPYAKSETQYRLLGKIQPWLAVLTFLTLSVAFVWGLAFAPKDYQQGDSYRIIFIHVPAAIWSMGVYGSMAVAALVALVWQIRQASLAMISMAPIGAVLAFLSLVTGAIWGKPMWGTWWVWDARLTSALVLFFLYLGVMALYSAFQDRNVGAKAAGILSIVGVINLPIIHFSVEWWNTLHQGATITKFDKPSMAVEMLIPLLLSIFGTMLFMIWLSVLRYRAALLHDERKRPWVRELAKQAK
- the ccmD gene encoding heme exporter protein CcmD: MTFQFESISDFFAMGGYGFFVWLSYGITFLVCGILIWQSKREIRQTLNLASKELARESQVKKSQSQ